In a genomic window of Fimbriiglobus ruber:
- a CDS encoding alpha/beta fold hydrolase has protein sequence MVSDLYPFTGHTFDRPGGRLHFLDEGQGDPVVMVHGNPTWSFYFRDLVRALRDKYRCIVPDHIGCGLSDKPGTDKYDYALKSRIDDLEALLDHLGIRERITLVVQDWGGMIGMAYAARHPDRVKRIVATNTGAFPLPKTKRFPWSLWLGRNTALGAWLILKRNAFCRAAANWCVTRKPLPADVRAMYLKPYDSPEHRIAVLKFVQTIPLRPSDPGYDIVTDTAAGLAKFANTPALLLWGMRDFVFDKHFLAEWQRYLPHAETYTWPDCGHYLLEDAGPEAIGKIVTFLKNHPIA, from the coding sequence GTGGTGAGCGACCTCTACCCGTTCACGGGCCACACCTTCGACCGCCCCGGCGGTCGATTGCATTTTCTGGACGAGGGCCAGGGCGACCCGGTCGTCATGGTCCACGGCAACCCGACCTGGAGTTTTTACTTCCGGGATCTCGTCCGCGCCCTGCGCGACAAGTACCGCTGCATCGTCCCCGACCACATCGGTTGCGGTCTGTCCGACAAGCCGGGGACCGACAAGTACGACTACGCCCTGAAGTCCCGCATTGATGACCTGGAAGCCCTACTCGACCACCTGGGCATCCGCGAGCGGATCACGCTCGTCGTACAGGACTGGGGCGGAATGATCGGCATGGCTTACGCGGCCCGGCATCCGGACCGGGTGAAGCGGATCGTGGCCACGAACACCGGTGCGTTCCCCTTGCCGAAAACGAAGCGGTTCCCGTGGTCGCTGTGGCTGGGCCGGAACACGGCCCTCGGCGCGTGGCTGATTCTCAAGCGGAACGCCTTCTGCCGGGCGGCCGCGAACTGGTGCGTCACGCGGAAGCCGCTCCCGGCCGACGTGCGGGCGATGTACCTCAAGCCCTACGACTCGCCGGAACACCGGATCGCCGTGCTGAAGTTCGTACAGACAATCCCGCTCCGCCCGAGCGACCCGGGCTACGACATCGTGACCGACACGGCCGCCGGGCTGGCGAAGTTCGCGAACACGCCCGCGCTCTTGCTCTGGGGCATGCGCGACTTTGTCTTCGACAAGCACTTCCTGGCCGAGTGGCAGCGGTATCTGCCGCACGCGGAGACGTACACCTGGCCCGACTGCGGGCATTACCTACTGGAAGACGCGGGCCCGGAGGCGATTGGTAAAATTGTGACGTTCCTGAAAAATCACCCCATTGCGTGA
- a CDS encoding beta-ketoacyl synthase N-terminal-like domain-containing protein produces the protein MPVVERVAIVGVAGRFPGAGADLGAFWEKVAGGIDCGRDVPADRWLLPPTACFDARAPHPDSVYSVRGYYLDPFAAAPDGTNVPSEVLAGLDPLFHLILDVGSRAWRSARTAGVDRRRTGVVLGNICLPTDASSDLAREYLGGRVARAVGAGSQPTGVNPLNRFAAGLPAGLLAKGLGLGGGTVTLDAACASSIYAIKLACDELLAGRADAMLAGGASRPDALYTQMGFAQLRALSPSGTCSPFDARADGLVVGEGAGIFVLKRLSDALRHGDTIHAVICGVGLSNDQHGNLLAPAQEGQMRAMRTAYEQAGWKPQNVDLIECHATGTPVGDAVEFESLRALWGDGGWKPGQCTIGSVKSTVGHLLTGAGAAALTKVLLAFAAKTRPPQANFAVPAPGLRYAGGPFRIPTHDEPWDTRRPLLPRRAAVSGFGFGGVNGHLLIEEYVGQTYVTGSGTIPVSATTRAAAKSIVPTTRKSDPSIKLEPGAGPVPIAVVGMAAHFGPWDTLRKFQEHVLGGTPSTVPAPKRNGWAGADATGPAGYFIEELTAPVDRFRIPPKEIEEMLPQQLLMLTVAAAAIDDCQGAAAGAAGPDAGDPRTGVFVGLGLDPNTTNFHLRWAAKKQATEAAARRDASAGADDTNVLVADLSVESWVAGVADAVSPPLNANRTMGALGSIAASRIARAFHFGGPSFTLCSEETSAARAVELAVRALRSNELDRVIVGGVDLAGDPRAVLSAAARRPFSATGAVDPLGTGRTGALAGEGAAALVLKRLADAERDGDRVYAVIRGVGIASGGAASGVAPDPAAYASSLVRACSDGVVDPGTVDYYDAAATGTGADDSPEATALAALLGSAPRPVPLTIGAVRGQVGQVGAAGAAAGLVKSCLALFHQILPLGIGVDGFRDEMASAAGRCQPTRWPRFWLADAGTGPRRAIVAATGVDGSAAHIVLEEYVSRRPEPAGGDVAHVRPLGARAEAVFAVEADGPPGLLDGLTLLTEWATARVTRPIEYLAREWVKASPPASGRKRAVTFVARYAGELLEQVTIAKEAITARPDSPLPDPSRPAIRDRIFYAPAPVGPKAKVAFVFPGSGNHFAGMGRDLSADWSAVLRRQQAENQYLREQYAPERFWAETIPADTTAAQYLFGQVTLGTLSADILFSLGLRADALIGKSLGESAGLFGLRVWRDRDQMLRRIQKSTLFASDLAPPYDAARAFWNLSRGRGTAVDWTSGVLAAPADDVRAALRPGLQAYLLIVNTPTECVIGGIRADVEKLVQQFGAPYFPLSGVTLAHCEVAKSVEKPYRELHTLPTTPSAGLTVFSGAWGRSYKPTSENAADSITAGLLGTIDFPAVVEAAYKDGVRVFVEVGPGNSCTRMIGAILGSRQHVARAVCAPRQDSVGLVLRCVAQLIAERSPADLTRLYGGPPVCADHFDPAPPSKMSVTVPVGQPAPPIPAPPWIERAESPAPKLLPEPPRVAERLVLPPPVQAPEPVAVVPEPAVVPPVPVVVPEPVAVPEPVVVAPEPAAIVPEPALVEPARVVPVIEDTPPAQPAAVVKASPPVEEDDDWAVPLHGIGEDLTAPPPIPVIQAMTAIAPAISATWAASMAPFLAACTDGQAAVAAAHDAFLRVQAGFTQLSATALRTQSALVSRLLGHVDEGDGEGEPAPVVQPATTVVPVVGSHENNGSQSPPASPAALLEDEGPGAPDEALSEPAALPPHDPDAPPRSLDTAQCFEFARGKIGKALGPLFAEADAFPTRVRLPDGPLMLVDNILSIEGEPRSMKSGRVITDHTVHPGRWYLDAGRCPTSVTVESGQADLFLAGFLGIDFETRGLAVYRLLDAVATFHRGLPVPGETILYDIRIDEFVHQSGAWLFRFRFESTVDGVPLLSMQNGVAGFFTAEALAAGKGIVHTELDKKAIPGKKPADWTDLVPLGPCSLVESQVEALRAGDLVAAFGDEFTRANLRNPLRLPGGMLKLVDRVPEIDPIGGRFGLGFVRAEYDIRPHEWFIECHFVDDKVMPGTLMYECCLHTLRVLLTRLGWVGEDGEVVCEPVPEIGSRLKCRGQVLETTKTVTYEVSIKELGYGPEPFCIADALMYADGKPIVEITNMSLRMTGLTRAKLEAIWAGEADEQAEPIALEPAPPEPVPQPEPEPEPEPASAPVESDRVSPQYETKPAVYGPAQILAYSNGNPSEGFGEPYRVFDHDRVLARLPGPPFQFLDRVTAVTGEPFVLKEGAACEAQYDVPPDAWYFGANRCPRMPFAVLLEIALQPCGWLAAYCGSALTSESDLSFRNLGGKATQFVEVGPDVGTLTVNVKMTGVSKSAGMIIQHFDMKVTNRDRTVYEGTTYFGFFGKAALVNQVGMPAAKVPYITDEQRALPGFETGELPHDPPFPAPMLRMVDAIDGYLPTGGRAGLGLIQGSIAVDPSFWFFQAHFYQDPVWPGSLGLESFLQLLKYAAWRRWGAVLATGWQTVVPNHKHEWTYRGQVVPGDNRVVVVLEVTAVDESARRLTADGFLTVDGRIIYQMTGFTLQ, from the coding sequence ATGCCGGTAGTCGAGCGAGTCGCGATCGTCGGGGTGGCCGGCCGGTTTCCGGGGGCGGGTGCGGACCTCGGCGCCTTCTGGGAAAAGGTGGCCGGCGGGATCGACTGCGGTCGCGATGTCCCGGCCGACCGCTGGCTGCTCCCGCCGACCGCCTGCTTCGACGCCCGGGCGCCGCACCCGGACTCCGTCTACTCCGTCCGCGGGTACTACCTCGACCCCTTCGCGGCCGCCCCGGACGGTACCAATGTCCCTTCCGAAGTCCTCGCCGGGCTCGACCCCTTATTCCATCTGATCCTCGACGTCGGCAGCCGGGCCTGGCGGTCGGCCCGAACGGCGGGGGTCGACCGTCGACGGACCGGCGTCGTCCTCGGGAACATCTGCCTGCCGACGGACGCCTCCTCCGACCTCGCCCGGGAATACCTCGGCGGCCGGGTCGCCCGGGCGGTGGGCGCCGGGAGCCAACCGACCGGCGTGAATCCGCTGAACCGCTTCGCGGCCGGCCTCCCCGCCGGTTTGCTCGCGAAGGGTCTCGGGCTGGGCGGCGGGACGGTCACGCTCGACGCGGCCTGCGCGTCGTCCATTTATGCGATCAAACTCGCCTGCGACGAACTGCTGGCCGGCCGGGCCGACGCCATGCTCGCCGGTGGCGCGTCACGGCCGGATGCCCTGTACACCCAGATGGGGTTCGCCCAGCTCCGCGCCCTGTCGCCCTCGGGGACGTGTTCGCCGTTCGACGCGCGGGCGGACGGCCTGGTCGTCGGCGAGGGGGCGGGGATCTTCGTCCTCAAACGGCTGTCCGACGCCCTCCGGCACGGCGACACGATCCACGCCGTCATCTGCGGGGTCGGCCTGTCCAACGACCAGCACGGGAACCTGCTCGCCCCGGCCCAGGAGGGCCAGATGCGGGCGATGCGGACGGCCTACGAACAGGCCGGCTGGAAGCCCCAGAACGTGGACCTGATCGAGTGCCACGCGACCGGCACGCCCGTCGGGGACGCGGTCGAGTTCGAGAGCCTGCGCGCCCTGTGGGGCGACGGCGGGTGGAAGCCGGGTCAGTGTACGATCGGGTCGGTTAAGTCGACGGTCGGGCACCTGCTCACGGGGGCCGGGGCGGCGGCCCTGACCAAGGTGCTACTCGCGTTCGCGGCCAAGACCCGGCCGCCACAGGCTAACTTCGCGGTCCCGGCCCCGGGCCTGCGGTACGCGGGCGGCCCGTTCCGGATTCCGACGCACGACGAGCCCTGGGACACCCGCCGGCCCCTCCTGCCCCGCCGGGCGGCCGTGAGCGGGTTCGGCTTCGGCGGCGTGAACGGCCACCTGCTCATCGAAGAGTACGTCGGCCAGACCTACGTGACCGGGTCTGGAACAATCCCCGTGAGCGCGACGACACGGGCCGCGGCCAAATCGATCGTCCCGACGACCCGGAAATCGGACCCCTCAATCAAACTGGAGCCGGGGGCGGGCCCGGTGCCCATCGCGGTGGTCGGGATGGCCGCGCATTTCGGCCCGTGGGACACCCTCCGCAAATTCCAGGAACATGTCCTCGGCGGCACCCCGTCTACGGTCCCCGCGCCCAAGCGGAACGGGTGGGCCGGCGCGGATGCGACCGGTCCGGCCGGGTACTTCATCGAGGAACTGACTGCCCCCGTCGACCGGTTCCGCATCCCGCCGAAGGAGATCGAGGAGATGCTGCCGCAGCAACTCCTGATGCTGACGGTCGCGGCCGCCGCGATCGACGACTGCCAGGGCGCCGCGGCAGGCGCGGCGGGGCCGGACGCGGGCGACCCGCGGACCGGGGTGTTCGTCGGCCTCGGGCTCGACCCGAACACGACCAATTTTCACCTCCGCTGGGCGGCCAAGAAGCAGGCGACCGAGGCGGCCGCCCGGCGGGACGCGTCCGCGGGCGCGGACGACACCAACGTCCTCGTGGCCGATCTGTCGGTCGAGTCGTGGGTGGCCGGTGTGGCCGACGCGGTGAGCCCGCCGCTGAACGCGAACCGGACGATGGGCGCCCTCGGCAGCATCGCCGCGAGCCGGATCGCCCGGGCGTTCCACTTCGGCGGGCCGAGCTTCACCCTCTGCAGCGAGGAGACGTCGGCCGCCCGCGCGGTCGAACTCGCGGTCCGGGCGCTGCGGTCGAACGAACTCGACCGGGTCATCGTCGGCGGCGTCGACCTCGCGGGAGACCCGCGGGCCGTTCTGTCGGCCGCTGCTCGCCGGCCGTTCTCCGCGACCGGGGCCGTTGATCCACTCGGGACCGGCCGAACCGGGGCGCTCGCCGGGGAAGGCGCGGCCGCCCTCGTGCTGAAGCGGTTGGCGGACGCCGAGCGGGACGGGGACCGGGTTTACGCGGTCATTCGCGGGGTCGGGATTGCCAGTGGCGGGGCGGCCAGCGGCGTCGCCCCGGACCCGGCCGCTTACGCCTCGTCCCTCGTCCGGGCCTGTTCGGACGGCGTGGTCGACCCGGGGACGGTGGACTACTACGACGCCGCCGCGACCGGGACCGGGGCCGACGACAGCCCGGAGGCGACCGCCCTGGCCGCGCTGCTCGGGTCGGCACCTCGGCCGGTGCCGCTGACGATCGGGGCGGTCCGCGGGCAGGTCGGTCAGGTGGGCGCGGCGGGCGCGGCGGCCGGGTTGGTGAAGTCGTGCCTGGCGCTGTTCCACCAGATCCTTCCCCTGGGCATCGGGGTGGACGGGTTCCGGGACGAGATGGCGAGCGCCGCCGGCCGGTGTCAGCCGACCCGGTGGCCGCGGTTCTGGCTCGCGGACGCGGGGACCGGACCCCGCCGCGCGATCGTCGCGGCGACCGGAGTGGACGGCTCGGCTGCCCACATTGTCCTTGAAGAATACGTCTCCCGGCGGCCCGAACCGGCGGGCGGCGATGTCGCTCACGTCCGCCCGCTCGGGGCGCGGGCTGAGGCCGTCTTCGCGGTGGAAGCCGACGGCCCGCCCGGATTGCTCGACGGCTTGACGCTGCTCACCGAATGGGCGACCGCCCGGGTGACGCGGCCGATCGAATACCTCGCCCGCGAATGGGTGAAAGCGTCGCCTCCGGCATCGGGGCGGAAGCGGGCGGTGACGTTCGTGGCCCGCTACGCAGGCGAGTTGCTCGAACAGGTCACGATCGCGAAAGAGGCGATCACCGCCAGGCCCGACTCACCGCTCCCGGATCCGAGCCGGCCCGCGATCCGGGACCGGATCTTTTACGCCCCGGCCCCGGTCGGCCCGAAGGCCAAGGTCGCGTTCGTCTTCCCCGGGTCCGGAAACCACTTCGCCGGGATGGGCCGCGACCTGTCCGCCGACTGGTCGGCCGTCCTCCGCCGGCAGCAGGCCGAGAACCAATACCTCCGCGAGCAATACGCACCGGAACGATTCTGGGCCGAAACGATCCCCGCGGACACCACCGCCGCGCAATACCTGTTCGGCCAGGTCACGCTCGGCACGCTGTCGGCCGACATCCTGTTCTCCCTCGGCCTCCGCGCGGACGCGCTGATCGGGAAGAGTCTGGGCGAGTCGGCCGGCCTCTTCGGTTTGCGGGTCTGGCGGGACCGGGACCAGATGTTGCGGCGGATTCAGAAGTCCACGCTGTTCGCGTCCGACCTGGCTCCGCCTTACGACGCCGCGCGGGCGTTCTGGAACCTGTCCCGCGGCCGGGGCACGGCGGTGGACTGGACTTCCGGCGTGCTGGCGGCCCCGGCGGACGACGTCCGCGCGGCCCTGCGGCCGGGGTTGCAGGCGTACCTGCTGATCGTGAACACGCCGACCGAGTGCGTCATCGGCGGCATCCGGGCGGACGTGGAAAAGCTGGTCCAGCAGTTCGGGGCGCCGTACTTCCCGCTCTCGGGCGTGACGCTCGCGCACTGCGAGGTGGCGAAGTCGGTCGAGAAGCCGTACCGCGAGCTGCACACCCTGCCGACCACCCCGTCGGCCGGGCTGACGGTGTTCAGCGGGGCGTGGGGCCGGTCGTACAAGCCCACGTCGGAAAACGCGGCCGACTCGATCACCGCGGGCCTCCTCGGGACGATCGACTTCCCGGCCGTCGTCGAGGCCGCGTACAAGGACGGTGTCCGGGTCTTCGTCGAAGTCGGGCCGGGGAACTCGTGTACGCGGATGATCGGCGCCATCCTGGGTTCCCGACAACACGTCGCCCGGGCTGTGTGCGCCCCGCGGCAAGATAGTGTCGGACTCGTCCTCCGGTGTGTCGCCCAGCTCATCGCCGAGCGATCGCCCGCGGACCTGACCCGGCTGTACGGCGGCCCGCCCGTGTGCGCGGACCACTTCGACCCGGCCCCGCCGTCGAAGATGTCGGTGACGGTGCCGGTCGGCCAACCGGCCCCGCCCATCCCGGCTCCCCCGTGGATTGAACGGGCCGAGTCGCCCGCGCCCAAGCTACTTCCGGAGCCGCCCCGCGTCGCGGAGCGTCTCGTCCTGCCTCCACCCGTGCAGGCGCCGGAGCCGGTCGCCGTCGTCCCGGAGCCGGCCGTCGTCCCCCCCGTACCGGTCGTTGTGCCGGAGCCGGTCGCCGTCCCCGAGCCGGTTGTTGTCGCACCGGAACCCGCTGCGATTGTCCCGGAGCCAGCCCTCGTTGAGCCCGCGCGGGTCGTCCCGGTGATCGAGGACACTCCGCCTGCGCAGCCCGCGGCTGTGGTCAAAGCATCGCCGCCGGTCGAAGAAGATGACGACTGGGCCGTTCCGCTGCATGGCATCGGCGAAGACCTGACGGCACCGCCGCCTATTCCCGTCATCCAGGCGATGACGGCGATCGCACCGGCGATCAGTGCGACGTGGGCGGCGAGCATGGCCCCGTTCCTGGCGGCCTGCACGGACGGCCAGGCAGCCGTGGCCGCGGCGCACGACGCGTTCCTCCGCGTCCAGGCAGGGTTCACGCAACTCTCCGCGACGGCCCTGCGGACCCAGTCGGCCCTCGTCTCCCGGTTGCTTGGGCACGTCGACGAAGGCGACGGGGAAGGCGAACCGGCTCCCGTCGTGCAGCCCGCCACCACTGTTGTCCCGGTTGTCGGTTCCCACGAAAACAATGGCTCGCAGTCGCCACCCGCTTCCCCGGCCGCCCTCCTCGAAGACGAAGGACCGGGCGCGCCCGACGAAGCGCTGAGCGAGCCGGCCGCGTTACCCCCGCACGATCCCGACGCCCCGCCACGGTCGCTCGATACGGCTCAGTGCTTCGAGTTCGCCCGCGGGAAGATCGGTAAAGCACTCGGGCCGCTGTTCGCGGAAGCGGACGCGTTCCCGACCCGCGTCCGCCTGCCGGACGGGCCGCTCATGCTGGTGGACAACATCCTGTCCATCGAGGGCGAGCCGCGGTCGATGAAGTCCGGCCGCGTAATCACCGACCACACGGTCCACCCGGGTCGCTGGTACCTCGACGCCGGCCGGTGCCCGACCAGCGTGACAGTGGAGTCGGGGCAGGCCGACCTGTTCCTGGCCGGTTTCCTCGGCATCGATTTCGAGACCCGCGGGTTGGCCGTCTACCGCCTGCTCGACGCGGTCGCCACGTTCCACCGCGGGCTGCCGGTCCCGGGCGAGACCATCCTTTACGACATCCGCATCGACGAGTTCGTCCACCAGAGCGGCGCCTGGCTGTTCCGCTTCCGGTTCGAGTCGACGGTTGACGGTGTGCCGCTGTTGTCCATGCAGAACGGCGTCGCCGGGTTCTTCACGGCCGAGGCGCTGGCCGCCGGCAAGGGGATCGTTCACACCGAGCTGGACAAGAAGGCGATCCCCGGGAAGAAGCCGGCCGACTGGACCGACCTCGTGCCGCTCGGCCCCTGTTCGCTGGTCGAGTCTCAGGTCGAAGCGCTGCGGGCGGGCGACCTGGTGGCCGCGTTCGGCGACGAGTTCACCCGCGCGAACCTGCGGAACCCCCTCCGCTTGCCGGGCGGGATGCTCAAGCTGGTTGACCGGGTGCCCGAGATCGACCCGATCGGCGGCCGGTTCGGCCTCGGGTTCGTTCGCGCCGAGTACGACATCCGCCCGCACGAGTGGTTCATCGAGTGCCACTTCGTCGACGACAAAGTGATGCCGGGCACGCTGATGTACGAGTGCTGCCTGCACACCCTCCGCGTCCTGCTGACCCGGCTCGGCTGGGTGGGCGAGGACGGCGAGGTCGTCTGCGAGCCGGTGCCCGAAATCGGCAGCCGGCTCAAGTGCCGCGGACAGGTACTCGAAACGACGAAGACCGTGACTTACGAGGTGAGCATCAAGGAACTCGGCTACGGCCCCGAGCCGTTCTGCATCGCCGACGCACTGATGTACGCGGACGGCAAGCCGATCGTCGAAATCACCAACATGTCGCTCCGGATGACCGGCCTGACACGGGCGAAGCTGGAGGCGATTTGGGCGGGAGAGGCGGACGAACAAGCGGAACCGATCGCGCTCGAACCGGCTCCCCCGGAACCTGTCCCGCAGCCCGAACCGGAACCGGAACCGGAACCGGCGAGCGCCCCGGTGGAATCCGATCGCGTTTCGCCACAGTACGAGACAAAGCCTGCGGTCTACGGCCCGGCGCAGATCCTCGCGTACTCGAACGGCAACCCGTCCGAGGGCTTCGGCGAGCCGTACCGGGTCTTCGACCACGACCGCGTCCTCGCCCGGTTGCCGGGGCCGCCGTTCCAGTTCCTCGACCGCGTCACGGCCGTGACCGGCGAGCCGTTCGTCCTCAAAGAAGGGGCCGCGTGCGAGGCGCAATACGACGTGCCGCCGGACGCGTGGTACTTCGGGGCCAACCGCTGCCCGCGGATGCCGTTCGCCGTCCTGCTCGAAATTGCTCTGCAGCCGTGCGGGTGGCTGGCCGCGTACTGCGGCTCGGCGCTCACCAGCGAGAGCGATCTCTCCTTCCGCAATCTGGGCGGCAAGGCGACGCAGTTCGTCGAGGTCGGGCCGGACGTCGGCACGCTGACTGTGAACGTGAAGATGACCGGCGTATCGAAGTCGGCCGGAATGATCATCCAGCACTTTGACATGAAGGTGACGAACCGCGACCGGACGGTGTACGAGGGCACGACGTACTTCGGCTTCTTCGGCAAGGCCGCGCTGGTGAACCAGGTCGGGATGCCGGCCGCGAAGGTGCCGTACATCACGGACGAGCAGCGGGCCCTGCCCGGGTTCGAGACCGGCGAACTCCCGCACGACCCGCCGTTCCCCGCCCCGATGCTGCGGATGGTCGACGCGATCGACGGCTACTTGCCAACCGGCGGCCGGGCCGGGCTGGGCCTAATCCAGGGCTCGATCGCCGTCGACCCGTCGTTCTGGTTCTTCCAGGCGCACTTCTACCAGGACCCGGTGTGGCCCGGCTCGCTGGGGCTGGAGTCGTTCCTCCAGCTGCTGAAGTACGCCGCATGGCGGCGGTGGGGAGCCGTGCTGGCCACCGGCTGGCAAACGGTCGTCCCCAACCACAAGCACGAGTGGACCTACCGCGGGCAGGTCGTTCCCGGCGACAATCGCGTAGTCGTCGTCCTCGAAGTGACGGCCGTGGACGAATCAGCCCGCCGGCTGACGGCCGACGGGTTCTTGACCGTGGACGGCCGGATCATCTACCAGATGACCGGATTTACCTTGCAATAA
- a CDS encoding 3-oxoacyl-ACP synthase III translates to MHYNRVYIDAIGYELPPVVVSTTDLESRLKPFYDANRLPMGQLELLTGITERRWWDQGYRLSAGATAAGRKALATSGLDPKDVGILIYAGVCREQYEPATACAVAANLGISTDATVYDLSNACLGVLNGVVEVANRIELGQCKAGLVVSCESAREINELAIDRVNDARTAEVFRSSLATFTGGSGAVAVLVTSKEVSSSKRRRLVGGVTKNAPEHHDLCKWGVRSILPTAVGRLLDQRVPAVVEQVLGTQAGTLVKTGVKHGIDFGMKHVMMPFMETHAGDVLKFGVDLGTRTWGAFLTKFGWAREHIDKVICHQVGAGHRDAVLKGFGISPDKDFSTFPYLGNIGTVSLPMTAAIAEEREFLRRGDRVGWLGIGSGLNCLMLGIEW, encoded by the coding sequence ATGCACTACAACCGCGTTTACATCGACGCCATCGGGTACGAGCTGCCGCCGGTCGTCGTTTCGACGACCGACCTGGAAAGCCGGCTCAAGCCGTTTTACGACGCCAACCGCCTGCCGATGGGCCAGCTCGAACTGCTCACCGGCATCACCGAGCGGCGGTGGTGGGACCAGGGGTATCGACTCTCCGCCGGGGCGACCGCGGCCGGCCGGAAGGCGCTCGCGACCAGCGGGCTCGACCCGAAAGACGTCGGCATCCTCATTTACGCGGGCGTCTGCCGCGAACAGTACGAGCCGGCCACCGCCTGCGCCGTCGCCGCCAACCTCGGCATCAGCACGGACGCCACCGTCTATGACCTGAGCAACGCCTGCCTCGGCGTCCTCAACGGCGTCGTCGAAGTGGCCAACCGGATCGAACTCGGCCAGTGCAAAGCCGGGCTGGTCGTGTCGTGCGAGAGCGCGCGGGAGATCAACGAACTCGCCATCGACCGGGTGAACGACGCTAGGACGGCCGAGGTATTCCGGTCGTCGCTGGCTACCTTCACAGGCGGGTCCGGGGCCGTGGCCGTGCTGGTGACGAGTAAAGAGGTGTCGTCTTCGAAGCGGCGGCGGCTCGTCGGCGGGGTGACGAAGAACGCCCCGGAACACCACGACCTCTGTAAGTGGGGCGTGCGGTCGATCCTGCCCACGGCCGTCGGCCGGCTGCTCGACCAGCGCGTCCCGGCCGTTGTCGAGCAGGTGCTCGGTACACAAGCCGGGACGCTGGTGAAGACCGGCGTCAAGCACGGGATCGACTTCGGCATGAAGCACGTCATGATGCCGTTCATGGAGACGCACGCCGGCGACGTCCTCAAGTTCGGCGTCGACCTCGGGACGCGGACCTGGGGCGCCTTCCTGACCAAGTTCGGGTGGGCCCGCGAGCACATCGACAAGGTGATCTGCCACCAGGTCGGGGCCGGGCACCGGGACGCCGTCCTCAAGGGGTTCGGCATCTCGCCGGACAAGGACTTCAGCACGTTCCCGTACCTCGGGAACATCGGCACCGTCTCCCTGCCGATGACGGCCGCGATCGCCGAGGAGCGGGAGTTCCTCCGCCGCGGCGACCGCGTCGGCTGGCTGGGGATCGGGAGCGGCCTGAACTGCCTGATGCTGGGAATCGAGTGGTGA